A single Diceros bicornis minor isolate mBicDic1 chromosome 7, mDicBic1.mat.cur, whole genome shotgun sequence DNA region contains:
- the C7H11orf58 gene encoding small acidic protein, which translates to MSAARESHPHGVKRSASPDDDLGSSNWEAADLGNEERKQKFLRLMGAGKKEHTGRLVIGDHKSTSHFRTGEEDKKINEELESQYQQSMDSKLSGRYRRHCGLGFSEVEDHDGEGDVAGDDDDDDDSPDPESPDDSESDSESEKEESAEELQAAEHPDEVEDPKNKKDAKSNYKMMFVKSSGS; encoded by the exons ATGAGCGCTGCCAGGGAGTCACATCCGCACGGGGTGAAGCGTTCGGCCTCCCCAGACGACGAT CTTGGATCTAGCAATTGGGAGGCAGCAGACTTAGgtaatgaagaaagaaaacaaaagttcttGAGACTGATGGGCGCTGGAAAG AAAGAACATACTGGTCGTCTTGTCATAGGAGATCACAAATCAACATCTCACTTCCGAACAG GGGAAGAAGACAAGAAAATTAATGAAGAACTGGAGTCTCAATATCAGCAAAGTATGGACAGTAAATTATCAGGAAGATATCGACGACATTGTGGACTTGGCTTCAGTGAG GTAGAAGATCATGATGGAGAGGGTGATGTAGctggagatgatgatgatgatgatgattcacCTGATCCTGAAAGTCCAGATGACTCTGAGAGTGATTCGGAGTCAGAGAAAGAAGAATCTGCTGAagaactccaggctgctgagcACCCTGATGAAGTGGAGGATCCCAAGAACAAAAAAGATGCAAAAAGCAACTATAAAATGATGTTTGTTAAATCTAGTGGTTCATAA